The Armatimonadota bacterium region GAACACTGCCCAACGGTGCAACATGTGGTTGTGCTCAATCGCGCCATGGACCCCACCCACGTGCCCATGCTGGAGGGACGTGACCACTGGTGGCACCGCCTGATGGAACATGCCCCAATGCACTGTGAGCCGGAAGCGATGGATTCCGAAGACCTGCTATACATCCTTTACACCTCTGGCTCCACCGGCAAGCCCAAGGGCATTGCCCATACCACTGGCGGCTACCTTACAGGCGTCTACGCCACGACCAAATGGGTTTTTGACCTCAAAGAGGACGATGTATTCTGGTGCACCGCCGATATCGGTTGGGTTACCGGACACTCGTACGTGGTGTATGGTCCTCTTGCCAACGGCGCAACGGTGCTCATGTACGAAGGCGCACCGGACTACCCCGACCGCGACCGTTTCTGGGCGCTGATAGAAAAATACCGGGTCACAGTGTTCTACACCGCTCCCACTGCCATCCGCGCCTTCATGAAATGGGGACCACAATACCCACAACGGCATGACCTCTCCAGTCTGCGTCTGCTGGGCAGCGTGGGCGAACCCATCAATCCTGAAGCGTGGATGTGGTACCATGTGTACATCGGCGGACAGCGCTGCCCCATCGTAGATACCTGGTGGCAGACCGAGACAGGGCATATCCTGATCACACCTCTGCCGGGCATCACCACTACCAAGCCCGGCTCTGCCACTCGCCCCTTCCCCGGCATCGAAGCGGATGTGCTCAACGAGCAGGGCGAGTCGGTACCGCTGGGCGCAGGCGGTTATCTGGTCATCAAAAAGCCCTGGCCCGGCATGTTGCGCACCATTTACGGCGACCCTGAACGCTATGTCAAACAGTACTGGAGCCGCTTTTCCGGCATCTACTTCACCGGCGACGGCTGTAAGCGTGACGAAGAGGGCTACTACTGGCTGCTGGGGCGTGTGGACGACGTGATGAACGTAGCGGGGCACCGCATCAGCACGATGGAGGTGGAATCCGCACTGGTAGACCATCCGGCGGTTGCCGAAGCGGCGGTCATCGGCAAGTCGCATGAGATCAAGGGGCAGGCGATAGCCGCCTTCGTCACCCTCAAAGAGGGACATCGCCCAAGCAGTGAGATGGTAGACGAGCTGAAAGAGCATGTGGTGCAGAAGATTGGCCCCATCGCACGTCCCGACGACATCCTCTTTACGGCGGAGTTGCCCAAGACCCGATCGGGGAAAATCATGCGGCGCCTGCTGCGCGACATCGCCGAAGGGCGCGCTCTGGGCGATACGACCACGCTGGCAGACCCGTCGGTGGTGGCTGCTCTGCGCCAGCATTACGAAGAGAGCGAAACATAAAGCCGATTGCGCGGTGGCAACGGGCTTCCATTCACCTCTTGCTCCCCCTTCCCGTCAGGGAAGGGGGAGCCTCATCCAGGGGAGTTTATCGCTGCTGCTTCTCGTTTTGACGCGCCTGGCGGTCCTGGAGGGACTTCAGACGTGCAGCCCACGCTTCAGCGGGGTTCGTACCGCCGGGCAGCACCTCATCCCAAGAGCGGTACACTTGAAAGTCGCGATGCTCCTTGCGTACGGCTTCCACGCGCCAATCAAACTCATAATTGCCACGCCCGTTCAGCAGCTCCACCACCTCAATACCGTTCAGGCTCACCTGCACAGCAGCTAAACCTTTCGACTCGGCGGAGCGTGGCGTCAGCCGGACGGTCATGCCCTGTTCGTCGGCGAGTTTGCGGAAGTGGTCGGGCAGTTCGATGCGGGCGCGCCCGTTGACCAGCCGCGCGGTGCCGCGCACATACATCGCGAGTTCGGGACCTTCAATACAGCCGTACCAGATGTCGCGCGTGGCGTCTTCAGGGTCAGGTACACGAAAGAGCTCGTAATCGGCAGAAACCACTTCGTAAGCGTCTCTATTAACACACATAGTGGCTTGCCAGGTACCGCTTGAGTCGAGAACGCCTAAATAGCCGTGGTTTGGATTTGCGCTGAGCACAGTGAGCAGCGTGTTCCAACTGCCGTTGGGTCCGAAAGTTCCCATCTGACCATAGTAGCTGCCTCCACCTGCGTCAAGCACATCCGCCTGAACTCTGCTCCAGGTTGGGTCGGTGCCGCCTCCTAAAGTAAATCGGTAAGGCTAATATCCCCAAGCACCTCCAGTAATCCATTTGTGGTCAATCTTGCATATGGCGGACTATATGCCCAGTGCGGGGGACCGACCCACACATCGCCATCGGGATAGATGACAATGCCCTGATTTCTGTTCGCATCCCCGGAGAGCTTCAAGTCGTTGTACCCGACCAGCGAATCCAGCCCGAAGAGACTGCGGTCATCCGCTAACCGAATATTGCCGTTCACATGCAACCGCTCACTCGGACTGATCGTGCCAATCCCCACATTCCCGCTGCCCAGAATGGTCATTATCTCGTTGCCGTTTGGGGCATCCAGAAACCAGAAGCGGTTCGCAGGGTGATGCAGATGCAGACGAAACTGTATGAAAACGGAGGTTGACGAAATCGCCGCTTTGTGGTACTGTATAAATCGCCGATAGCCGATGGATAAACAAGGCTTCATCTGAACCGATGAGAACAGACCTCAGCGGAGAGGTGGCCGAGTGGTTGAAGGCACCGGTCTTGAAAACCGGCAGGCGATGAGCCTCGTGGGTTCGAATCCCACCCTCTCCGCCACCTATCGATGGTTTGGTTCTGTGGGGGACTGGTTCGCACGTGAGAAAAAAACACACACTGAAATGGCTTTTCTGGCTCGTATGGATCGCAGGCGGTCTATACTTCGCCGATAAAGGCGCCAGCTACTATCGTCAGGCACGTGCTTTGCCCCGTTCGGTGCTGGAGAGCATCCCGGAGATGTCGCCTCACCAAGCGGGGGACCGTGTCGTTATCTTCGCCCCGCATCCTGATGACGAAGCCATCGGCTGTGCTGGCGTCATTCAGCAGGCTCTGAGTGCAGGGGCACAAGTGTGGGTCGTGTATATGACCAACGGCGATGGCTTCCGACTCGCGGTGGAACGGCAGTTCCGACAATCCAAGCCTACCCCAGAACAGCATATCCAGTTCGGAGAACTGCGCCAGCAGGAGGCACGACGTGCCATGCACCAGCTGCGACTGGCAGACTGGCGCGTAATCTTTCTGGGCTATCCCGACAGAGGTCTCTATCTGCTCTGGCGTTCCAACTGGACGCCTTCAAACGCTTTGCGCTCTTACTACACAGACACCGACACCAACCCCTATCGCGGTACCCTGCACCCAGGAGCGGTGTACTGCGGGCAAAACGTGCTGCGCGACGTGGAAACCGTACTGCGTCGTACCGTGCCAACGCATGTGTACGTCACCCATCCCGCCGATGACCATCCCGATCACGCAGCAACCGCCCTCTTCGTGCAGACGGCACTGGCTCGCCTGCAGATGCAGGGCATCGGCTTCGCGCAGAGAGTGGTGTTGCGCCATTACATGGTACACTGCGGCGACTGGCCCCAGCCCCAGGGGCTACACCCTGAAGAAGCGCTCACTCCCCCTGCGGCTTTCTTTAACATCGGGCTACACTGGAAGCAGCTGAGACTGACCCCGCTGCAGCAGCACCTGAAGATGAAGGCAATCCAGACTCATGCTTCACAAATGCGCATGATGCCCCGATTCTTGCAGAGCTTCGTGCGCCAGAACGAGCTGTTTATCGAGCAACCTGTCGTCTGGCGAATCGACAGCACGCGAGAGTTCGTGTGGGAAGAACCCGATGAAGAAGACCTCCTGCGTGAACTGCAGGCTCCCGGCGACTTCACCTGGGGAACCTTACGCTTGGAACAGCAACATCTGGTGCTACACCTGAACACGCGAGCAAAACCACGCCCCGGCTTCACCTACAGCTGTATAGCGCATGTGCTGCCGCCGAACGGAAACATCACCACTGTCACCCTGCAAGCCAAAGAGGGGAAGCGCACCGCATCTGCCCAGGTAGATGAGGACGGAGTGTCATTCAGGTTTCCCATCTTCCCTGCGGGCTCTCTGGTAACCCTCCACGCGCAGTCACGCTTCGTGGGGCTACCGGTGGATAAAACGGTCGGACATGTCGTGCGCCTGCCATGAAACGATAAAAAGGCGCCGGTGGTCAGCCGGCGCCTCGCGGGAGGAGAGGAGGAGGATGGTGCTAGGCGTTAAGCTGGTTGTTATGGCGTCTGCAGCGGATTGAACTGGCTCACCTTCCACGGGCTCTGTACCGCCAGCCGAATCCACCGCACGTGACCATCTGCAAATACCACGTTGTTGCCGTCATTGTGGCGTGGACGCTGCCACTGTGCTCGCTCGCGATACGCCGATTCCCAGTTCGGGTGTCGCTCAGCAAGCTGACCGGGCATTACAAACATCATATAGCTGCCCATCGCGCCATTCAGATTGTTCACACCTGCTTGATTGTTAGGCGTGTCATACGCCAGAAATGTGTTGCTCGGCACCGTTATTGCGTCCAGAGCCAATCCGCCATATCCGTAAGCCGTGCCCATCAAGCGGGGAAATCCCAGAAGCGTATTGTAAGCATAGCTGGGCACCGGCATCGTGTTCTCAGGGCACACCCAGATTCGCGCGTCCGTCACATACGGTCGCAAAGCCGTCATCCACGCTCGCCCCTCAGGGGCAATCGCTGAGTAGGGCATCGTCGTTGGCAGGTTGCCATCCCAATCCTGCGCATACATCGTGAACGCCTGCCCAATCTGACGCAGATTGCTCACGCACACCGTACCGCGTGCTGCTGCACGGGCGCGCCCAAATACGGGCATCAGGATGGACGACAGTATCGCCACCACGGCGATAACCACCAGCAGTTCGACGAGCGTAAAACCTTTTTCCGTTCTCATGGCACTCACTCCTTGAAAAATAATTTTGGGTAAACTGGGCATCTCGTCTTTCATGCCTCTTTATTTGCCTTGCACCTCTATAAGTTGCAAAATGCGTACCAGAGCAGTGAAAAAATTACCTGTTTTTGCCCTCAAAAGCAGGAAAACGTCCCGTCGAAACCCAAAAAGTTATGGGGAGGAAAGCAAAATGTTGCGCATCATAGTGGAAGAAACCGTCGCGACCTGCGAACCGCCCAACAACGGCTCAGG contains the following coding sequences:
- a CDS encoding acetyl-coenzyme A synthetase; amino-acid sequence: MSDGIAEATRAQAAIEALLRENRTFPPSESFRTQANVNDPSIYETAASNPEAFWAGFASELEWFEPWHKVLEWTPPYAKWFIGGKMNASVNCIDRHLRTARRNKAAIIWEGEPGEERVLTYWDLYREVTKFANVLKRLGIHRGDRVVIYMPMVPEAAIAMLACARIGAPHSVVFGGFSSEALRERINDCGAKLVITADGGYRRGNIVQLKRATDEAVEHCPTVQHVVVLNRAMDPTHVPMLEGRDHWWHRLMEHAPMHCEPEAMDSEDLLYILYTSGSTGKPKGIAHTTGGYLTGVYATTKWVFDLKEDDVFWCTADIGWVTGHSYVVYGPLANGATVLMYEGAPDYPDRDRFWALIEKYRVTVFYTAPTAIRAFMKWGPQYPQRHDLSSLRLLGSVGEPINPEAWMWYHVYIGGQRCPIVDTWWQTETGHILITPLPGITTTKPGSATRPFPGIEADVLNEQGESVPLGAGGYLVIKKPWPGMLRTIYGDPERYVKQYWSRFSGIYFTGDGCKRDEEGYYWLLGRVDDVMNVAGHRISTMEVESALVDHPAVAEAAVIGKSHEIKGQAIAAFVTLKEGHRPSSEMVDELKEHVVQKIGPIARPDDILFTAELPKTRSGKIMRRLLRDIAEGRALGDTTTLADPSVVAALRQHYEESET